A single window of Syntrophus aciditrophicus SB DNA harbors:
- a CDS encoding phosphate acyltransferase — translation MIRSLSDISRLALEKGPKKLAVLAPEDEEFMLAVKRSWEKGCIEPVLIGDRDKMARVAETVGFDISRFEQIVEHDRQTVSDLGIGMLFSGDVSVVSKGQITTSYVYRSIIRAEAKAASGMTVTVVSIWEVPEVDHLVGFTDSGVNIRPDFKTKVEILRNAVFLCHLLGYETPGIAVLSGRRTFGEDLPSYADYESLRRMAGSGCLGDCEILEATSIAEIFLGAGGRLKESVNEIDLSKTPHIFLAPCLDTANILAKLDLAMDIKRCSISVTSRGAVCIPARSDLSSAIEDQIEMGVVVADRIQEGVR, via the coding sequence TTCACGACTTGCACTGGAAAAAGGGCCGAAAAAGCTTGCCGTTCTCGCTCCTGAAGATGAAGAGTTCATGCTTGCCGTAAAAAGGAGCTGGGAAAAAGGATGCATCGAACCTGTCCTGATCGGGGACAGGGACAAGATGGCGCGGGTGGCGGAAACGGTTGGCTTCGATATTTCCAGGTTTGAGCAGATTGTCGAACACGACCGGCAGACCGTTTCCGATCTGGGGATCGGCATGCTCTTTTCCGGGGACGTTTCCGTTGTCAGTAAAGGCCAGATTACCACTTCCTATGTCTACCGTTCGATCATTCGGGCGGAGGCAAAAGCCGCGTCGGGCATGACAGTCACCGTCGTTTCCATCTGGGAGGTTCCGGAGGTCGATCATCTTGTCGGCTTCACGGATTCCGGAGTCAATATCCGGCCGGATTTCAAGACCAAGGTGGAGATTTTGCGGAACGCCGTTTTTCTCTGCCATCTGCTGGGGTATGAAACGCCCGGAATCGCTGTCCTTTCCGGACGAAGGACTTTTGGAGAGGATTTGCCCTCCTATGCCGACTATGAGTCGCTGCGAAGGATGGCCGGATCGGGATGCCTTGGGGATTGCGAGATCCTGGAGGCGACCTCCATCGCCGAAATCTTTCTGGGCGCGGGAGGCCGTCTGAAGGAGTCCGTCAACGAGATCGATCTCTCGAAAACGCCTCACATATTTCTTGCTCCCTGCCTCGATACGGCAAATATCCTGGCCAAGCTCGATCTCGCCATGGATATAAAGCGCTGTTCCATATCCGTGACCTCGCGGGGGGCCGTCTGCATTCCGGCCCGATCGGACCTGAGCAGCGCGATCGAAGATCAGATTGAAATGGGCGTCGTTGTGGCCGACCGAATTCAAGAGGGGGTGAGATGA
- a CDS encoding phosphate acyltransferase, giving the protein MIGTFQKMIASARGGVRARLAVPLPIKQDLDLLCRVTEEGFILPVLIGDGGAMESLVKKSPLSSLEHEIVNVGEDPGEALSTAITLVREGRADILMQGGIGQKPFMEEVLDAKNGLLKSKTASYASIVQFQRREKLVLVTDTFINNFPGIAEKQIILENALGLAGILGMEEPKVAVISAIEQVNPSIPSTLDAAALAKMAERGQFGKAVVDGPLDMDCALSRVAAARKNVRSVVTGNADIYLVPEIETGLPLVQALCFFGGMKTAGMMLGAKVPVIPDVPFISDEERAAELALAVLMTRKGGNHE; this is encoded by the coding sequence ATGATCGGGACATTTCAGAAAATGATTGCATCCGCAAGGGGCGGCGTCCGCGCCCGCCTGGCCGTTCCGTTGCCGATAAAGCAGGACCTGGATCTTCTCTGCCGGGTGACCGAAGAAGGGTTTATCCTTCCCGTGCTGATTGGTGATGGCGGGGCAATGGAAAGCCTGGTTAAAAAAAGTCCACTCTCCTCCCTGGAACACGAGATTGTGAATGTGGGAGAAGATCCCGGCGAGGCGCTGAGCACGGCGATAACGCTTGTCCGGGAAGGTCGAGCGGACATCCTCATGCAAGGCGGCATTGGTCAGAAGCCCTTCATGGAGGAAGTCCTCGACGCGAAAAATGGATTACTGAAAAGCAAGACAGCCAGTTATGCATCCATCGTTCAGTTTCAGCGCCGGGAGAAACTGGTTCTTGTGACCGATACCTTCATCAACAATTTCCCGGGAATCGCCGAAAAGCAGATCATCCTGGAAAACGCCCTGGGTCTTGCCGGCATTCTGGGAATGGAAGAACCGAAGGTCGCGGTTATCTCCGCTATCGAGCAGGTGAACCCCAGCATCCCCTCGACGCTCGATGCCGCCGCCCTGGCTAAAATGGCAGAAAGGGGACAGTTTGGGAAGGCTGTGGTTGACGGCCCCCTGGATATGGATTGCGCCCTGAGCCGGGTCGCGGCGGCGAGAAAAAACGTGCGCAGCGTCGTGACCGGCAACGCGGACATTTATCTCGTTCCAGAGATAGAAACCGGCCTTCCCCTCGTCCAGGCCCTCTGTTTTTTTGGCGGGATGAAAACGGCGGGCATGATGCTGGGCGCGAAAGTGCCGGTCATCCCGGATGTTCCTTTCATTTCCGATGAGGAAAGGGCGGCGGAGCTCGCCCTCGCTGTTCTGATGACCCGCAAAGGAGGAAACCATGAATAA
- the buk gene encoding butyrate kinase yields the protein MNKACSLLVINVGSTSTKAAWFQGREPAALETIRYQSEDLAPYASLREQLPLREKGLLDFLKKNSLDPEAVDLFISRGGLGNPAPAGVYRIDEVMCEDLLEGRYGKHPSALGPAMALNLSKRYGKPAIVVDPPSTDEFHPLARISGLPEIERKSVFHALNQKAAARRLASDLDKRYEALNLIVAHLGGGITIGAHRNGKVIDCTHGLGEGPLTPERAGALPTMDLIDLVFSGNKDRKTISDALVGKGGLCAYLGTTDATEVLGKILAGDERAKLIFEAMAYQIAKEIGAMATVLEGRIDGIVLTGGLANVEMLTDWIRGRVQFIAPVFVYPGEDEMAALAEGGLRVLLKEEDVKKYQRESGS from the coding sequence ATGAATAAGGCCTGTTCCCTGCTTGTGATCAACGTCGGTTCGACATCGACAAAAGCGGCCTGGTTTCAGGGAAGAGAACCGGCGGCCCTGGAAACGATCCGTTATCAAAGCGAAGATCTGGCCCCCTATGCCTCTCTGCGCGAGCAGTTGCCTCTTCGGGAAAAGGGGCTCCTCGATTTTCTGAAAAAGAATTCACTCGATCCGGAAGCGGTCGATCTGTTCATAAGCCGCGGCGGTCTGGGCAATCCGGCGCCGGCAGGCGTTTACCGGATTGACGAGGTCATGTGCGAGGACCTGCTGGAAGGAAGATACGGGAAACATCCTTCGGCTCTTGGGCCGGCGATGGCTCTGAACCTCTCGAAACGATACGGAAAACCGGCCATTGTCGTCGATCCGCCGAGTACCGATGAATTTCATCCTCTGGCCAGGATTTCGGGCCTTCCGGAAATAGAGCGCAAGAGCGTTTTTCACGCCCTGAACCAGAAGGCCGCCGCACGGCGCCTCGCTTCGGACCTCGATAAAAGATATGAAGCGCTGAACCTCATTGTTGCCCACCTGGGCGGCGGCATCACCATCGGCGCCCATCGCAACGGCAAAGTGATCGATTGCACCCATGGCCTGGGAGAGGGTCCCCTGACGCCGGAGCGAGCCGGCGCCCTGCCGACGATGGATCTGATCGACCTGGTTTTTTCTGGAAATAAGGACAGGAAAACGATTTCGGATGCACTTGTGGGAAAAGGGGGGCTCTGCGCCTATCTGGGAACGACCGACGCAACCGAAGTCCTGGGCAAGATCCTGGCGGGAGATGAAAGGGCGAAGTTGATTTTTGAAGCCATGGCTTATCAGATCGCCAAGGAGATCGGCGCCATGGCCACCGTTCTGGAAGGGCGAATCGATGGAATCGTCCTGACGGGCGGGCTGGCCAATGTGGAGATGCTGACGGACTGGATCCGGGGGCGGGTTCAATTCATCGCCCCCGTCTTCGTCTATCCCGGCGAGGACGAAATGGCAGCCCTTGCCGAAGGCGGCCTGAGGGTGCTGCTGAAGGAAGAAGACGTGAAGAAGTATCAGCGGGAGAGCGGATCGTAA